Proteins found in one Micromonospora sp. WMMD1082 genomic segment:
- a CDS encoding vWA domain-containing protein, giving the protein MRVKGIAAVAAAMMVLAAGCTSDEPDPRRSTGIDGPTLRIVAGSEQESVVETIVEPWCAGKGYHCEVTLKGSVDQARLLAAGSREHDAYWFASSVFSQLGDKANVLQDVQPMFLTPVVFAGWRGEMQRLGFADRADVGIAEILRAVESGRTRVWVTNPTQSNSGATVLFGFMNYFAGNGPGTPLSQQQLDSPAVEQGVTRFIAAMDQTPPSTGTLMTECLARPADCRTMFTYEDLVIEKNQELVRAGKEPLVVAYPRGSLAISDAPLGFLPQGDEGDAVRRGIVRELQDHLLTDPGAQAQLLKLGRRPVTGVGLTLDNPDLSVFNPEWGIQATINEQGIQYPAAPVIEAALDRYQTRYRRPVNTFYCLDGSGSMAANEGWNGVQAAAHQIFDQDQAALNFLRTHPQDSTTVGIFNRDLVEGTPWVVDGDDAAGLHGLTERINAYRPTGGTNMYACLQRAAAELSRPQPADRRRLVVLMTDGQSESADRGGAVAALTSLGVPVVAIAFGRDVDAAQLREVATATGGAYVQQDDLVSALRQAAGYK; this is encoded by the coding sequence TGTACCAGCGACGAGCCCGATCCGCGCAGGTCGACCGGCATCGACGGACCAACGTTGCGGATCGTCGCCGGGTCCGAGCAGGAGAGCGTGGTCGAGACGATCGTCGAACCGTGGTGCGCCGGCAAGGGGTACCACTGCGAGGTGACGCTCAAGGGCTCCGTCGACCAGGCCCGACTGCTCGCCGCCGGCAGCCGCGAGCACGACGCCTACTGGTTCGCCTCCAGCGTCTTCTCCCAGCTCGGCGACAAGGCCAACGTCCTGCAGGACGTGCAGCCGATGTTCCTGACGCCGGTGGTCTTCGCCGGCTGGCGCGGCGAGATGCAACGGCTGGGCTTCGCCGACCGGGCGGACGTCGGGATCGCCGAGATCCTGCGGGCGGTCGAGTCGGGCCGTACGCGGGTCTGGGTGACCAACCCGACGCAGTCCAACTCCGGCGCCACCGTGCTGTTCGGCTTCATGAACTACTTCGCCGGCAACGGCCCGGGCACCCCGCTGAGTCAGCAGCAACTCGACTCCCCGGCGGTCGAGCAGGGCGTCACCCGGTTCATCGCGGCGATGGACCAGACGCCGCCGTCGACGGGCACCCTGATGACCGAGTGCCTCGCCCGCCCGGCCGACTGCCGCACCATGTTCACCTACGAGGACCTGGTCATCGAGAAGAACCAGGAGCTGGTCAGGGCCGGCAAGGAGCCGCTGGTGGTCGCGTACCCCCGCGGCTCGCTGGCGATCAGCGACGCGCCACTGGGCTTCCTGCCGCAGGGCGACGAGGGCGACGCCGTCCGGCGCGGCATCGTCCGCGAGCTGCAGGACCACCTGCTCACCGACCCGGGCGCGCAGGCCCAGTTGCTCAAGCTGGGGCGGCGCCCCGTCACCGGCGTCGGTTTGACCCTGGACAACCCGGACCTGTCCGTGTTCAACCCGGAGTGGGGCATCCAGGCGACCATCAACGAGCAGGGCATCCAGTATCCGGCGGCGCCGGTCATCGAGGCGGCGCTGGACCGCTACCAGACCCGGTACCGGCGCCCTGTCAACACGTTCTACTGCCTCGACGGCAGCGGGTCGATGGCCGCGAACGAGGGATGGAACGGGGTGCAGGCCGCCGCGCACCAGATCTTCGACCAGGACCAGGCCGCGCTCAACTTCCTGCGTACGCACCCGCAGGACTCGACCACCGTCGGCATCTTCAACCGGGATCTCGTCGAGGGCACGCCGTGGGTGGTGGACGGCGACGACGCGGCCGGCCTGCACGGGCTCACCGAGCGGATCAACGCCTACCGCCCCACCGGCGGCACCAACATGTACGCCTGCCTGCAACGGGCCGCCGCCGAGCTGAGCCGGCCGCAGCCCGCCGACCGGCGGCGGCTGGTGGTGCTGATGACCGACGGCCAGTCCGAGAGCGCCGACCGGGGTGGCGCGGTGGCGGCGCTGACGTCGCTGGGCGTACCGGTGGTCGCCATCGCCTTCGGCCGCGACGTCGACGCCGCGCAACTCAGGGAGGTGGCCACGGCCACCGGCGGCGCGTACGTCCAGCAGGACGACCTGGTGTCGGCGCTGCGTCAGGCGGCGGGTTACAAGTGA